One region of Thermus filiformis genomic DNA includes:
- a CDS encoding ABC transporter permease, translated as MVRTATRRMEGRVGLSLWEVARIAWRAIAGNPLRSSLTALGVLIGVAAVVALTMVGQGTTRRISTLLEGLGTNLLTVGPAQGPRGPGGGLVRFGGPATLPLSDAYALQQAFPGEVVGVAPVVQASFQLKYGAQNLRATVVGTWPDFASVRNAEPERGSFFTWQDVEARRRVAVIGYGIAQDLFQGEDPLGKRLRIAGVPFTVVGVLPDKGDQGFVSTNYQVFVPLSTYLQRLARPEAGEPKVNTIYLQGADRNRLRDLQNRVTAFLAERHGTLDPQSYDFSVTNQQDALESVNQTTRVMTLFLGGVAAISLLVGGIGIMNIMLVSVTERTREIGVRKALGARPRDILAQFLAESVVLSVGGGLLGLGLGLLLSRFVGQAIGVTPVFSPVSMGVAFLFAVAVGVFFGLYPAWRAARLDPVEALRYE; from the coding sequence ATGGTGCGGACGGCGACCAGAAGGATGGAAGGAAGGGTGGGGCTTTCCCTTTGGGAGGTGGCCCGCATCGCCTGGCGGGCCATCGCCGGCAACCCCTTGCGCTCGAGCCTCACCGCCTTAGGGGTCCTGATCGGGGTGGCGGCGGTGGTGGCCCTGACCATGGTGGGGCAGGGAACGACCCGGAGGATCTCCACCCTCCTCGAGGGGCTCGGCACCAACCTCCTCACCGTGGGCCCCGCCCAGGGGCCAAGGGGCCCAGGCGGGGGGCTGGTGCGCTTCGGGGGCCCCGCCACCCTGCCGCTTTCCGACGCCTACGCCCTGCAGCAGGCCTTCCCGGGCGAGGTGGTGGGGGTCGCCCCGGTGGTCCAGGCCAGCTTCCAGCTCAAGTACGGGGCCCAGAACCTGAGGGCCACGGTGGTGGGCACCTGGCCCGACTTCGCCAGCGTGCGCAACGCCGAGCCCGAGCGGGGGAGCTTTTTCACCTGGCAGGACGTGGAGGCGCGGCGCCGGGTGGCGGTCATCGGCTACGGGATCGCCCAGGACCTCTTCCAGGGGGAGGACCCACTGGGAAAGCGCCTGCGCATCGCCGGCGTGCCCTTCACCGTGGTGGGGGTGCTTCCCGACAAGGGGGACCAGGGCTTCGTGAGCACCAACTACCAAGTTTTTGTCCCCCTTTCCACCTACCTCCAGCGCCTGGCCCGGCCGGAGGCCGGGGAGCCCAAGGTGAACACCATCTACCTGCAGGGGGCGGACCGGAACCGGCTTAGAGACCTCCAGAACCGGGTCACCGCCTTCCTGGCCGAGCGGCATGGGACCCTGGACCCCCAGAGCTACGACTTCTCCGTGACCAACCAGCAGGACGCCTTGGAGAGCGTGAACCAGACCACCCGGGTCATGACCCTCTTCCTGGGCGGGGTGGCCGCCATCAGCCTTCTGGTGGGGGGGATCGGGATCATGAACATCATGCTGGTCTCGGTCACCGAGCGCACCCGGGAGATCGGGGTGCGCAAGGCCCTGGGGGCGAGGCCCCGGGACATCCTGGCCCAGTTCCTGGCCGAGTCCGTGGTCCTCTCCGTGGGCGGGGGGCTCCTGGGCCTGGGGCTGGGCCTCCTCCTTTCCCGCTTCGTGGGCCAGGCCATCGGGGTGACCCCGGTCTTCTCCCCGGTGAGCATGGGGGTGGCCTTCCTCTTCGCCGTGGCGGTGGGGGTCTTCTTCGGCCTCTACCCCGCCTGGCGGGCGGCCCGGCTGGACCCGGTGGAGGCCCTCCGGTATGAGTAG
- a CDS encoding TolC family protein: MRKPLWRLLLTVFPAGSAWALLAGSPLPALAQGADLRAWVRESPAYQEVALQKEAARRSLESAQAALLPSLSPQAAYSRPLVGQESLSLGVGGSLALLPWGPARNALDAAQRSYRQALLQARSQENALFQTALSQYLGVYLARLDLELAQKRLALREAQLQAVRDQREKGQATFQAVLEAESALSEAQAALFQAELALTLAEARLEATLGRKMEVSPLPLPEALPGLEEALAALPRRPDVLRARLALEEAEALLAQAERDRLLPQLTLSLQAQEGGWGASLGLNLTQGTLSYAAQYALLGGGVSGTSFQAQAAFPLLAPSQEATLALRAQGVEQARLALKNAEASALLDLRSKHQALLQAKAQVEVAEKALRASENSLEVAQKRLQAGTGTRLEVMQAELGLLQARRTLEGAKAAFLQAYYALRDAMGEALLGGEE, translated from the coding sequence ATGCGCAAGCCCCTTTGGCGCCTCCTCCTAACGGTCTTCCCTGCGGGAAGCGCGTGGGCGCTCCTTGCAGGGAGCCCCTTGCCCGCCCTGGCCCAGGGGGCGGACCTCCGGGCCTGGGTGCGGGAAAGCCCCGCATACCAGGAAGTGGCCCTCCAGAAGGAGGCCGCCCGCCGCTCCTTGGAAAGCGCCCAGGCCGCCCTCCTCCCCAGCCTCAGCCCTCAGGCCGCCTACAGCCGCCCCCTTGTGGGCCAGGAGAGCCTGAGCCTGGGCGTGGGGGGGAGCCTGGCCCTCCTCCCCTGGGGGCCGGCCAGGAACGCCCTGGACGCGGCCCAGCGGAGCTACCGGCAGGCCCTCCTCCAGGCCCGCTCCCAGGAGAACGCCCTCTTCCAAACCGCCCTTTCCCAGTACCTGGGCGTGTACCTGGCCCGGCTGGACCTGGAGCTGGCCCAGAAGCGGCTGGCCCTGCGGGAGGCCCAGCTCCAGGCCGTTCGGGACCAGCGGGAGAAGGGACAGGCTACCTTCCAGGCGGTCCTGGAGGCGGAAAGCGCCCTCTCCGAGGCCCAGGCCGCCCTCTTCCAGGCGGAGCTGGCCCTCACCCTGGCCGAGGCCCGCCTCGAGGCCACCCTGGGGCGGAAGATGGAGGTGAGCCCCCTCCCCCTTCCCGAAGCCCTGCCGGGCCTCGAGGAGGCCCTGGCGGCCCTTCCCCGTAGGCCGGACGTCCTCCGGGCGAGGCTTGCCCTGGAGGAGGCGGAGGCCCTCCTGGCCCAGGCGGAGCGGGACCGGCTTTTGCCCCAGCTCACCCTGAGCCTGCAGGCCCAGGAGGGGGGGTGGGGGGCGAGCCTGGGCCTGAACCTGACCCAGGGCACCCTGAGCTACGCCGCCCAGTACGCCCTTTTGGGGGGCGGCGTCTCCGGGACCTCCTTCCAGGCCCAGGCGGCCTTCCCCCTTTTGGCCCCCAGCCAGGAGGCCACCCTGGCCCTCCGGGCCCAGGGAGTGGAGCAGGCCCGGCTGGCCCTGAAAAACGCCGAGGCCTCGGCCCTTTTGGACCTCAGGTCCAAGCACCAGGCCCTCCTCCAGGCCAAGGCGCAGGTGGAGGTGGCCGAGAAGGCCCTACGGGCTTCGGAAAACTCCCTGGAGGTGGCCCAGAAGCGCCTCCAGGCGGGGACGGGAACGCGGCTCGAGGTGATGCAGGCGGAACTGGGCCTCCTCCAGGCCCGGCGCACCCTAGAAGGGGCCAAGGCGGCCTTCCTCCAGGCCTACTACGCCCTGCGGGACGCCATGGGGGAGGCCCTTTTGGGAGGTGAGGAATGA
- a CDS encoding efflux RND transporter periplasmic adaptor subunit, protein MRRFGFVLLLVLAGGLGYLLLRPRPQAQEAAATPQVYTVARGTVRVAVSGSGRLEAWQTWEVRPEVQGVLRTVAQEGDRVQKGQVLAELDPEPFQRALAKAQEDLRRAQATLENTRVQGQNALASLRSSLVQAETAYQNALAGLKTAEENLKAARLLYEAGGISRQALAEAENAYESARRTLENARASLEAAREALRLREAQLKEDLRSQEAALAQARLALEEARSNLAKARVTAPVDGVVLSVAQNPGAQVGPTTPLLTLGDLSAFRLVLEVDETEIARVKEGLPVEVSLEGLPGETLRGRVEAISPQGEVVNNIPVFKVTVRLPPDERLRPGMSADGEIIVEEARDVLVVPKRAVERVRNRAYVTVLLPDGSTDTVRVTLGPEDATQVAVLEGLKEGDRVVLPQAPAPAPASRQQTAPTPFLFPGPGR, encoded by the coding sequence ATGAGGCGCTTTGGGTTTGTGCTCCTTTTGGTTCTGGCCGGGGGCTTGGGCTACCTCCTCCTCCGCCCCAGGCCCCAGGCCCAGGAGGCCGCGGCCACCCCCCAGGTCTACACCGTGGCCCGGGGGACGGTGCGGGTGGCGGTCTCGGGCTCGGGCCGCCTCGAGGCCTGGCAGACCTGGGAGGTCCGGCCCGAGGTCCAGGGGGTCCTGCGCACGGTAGCCCAGGAGGGAGACCGGGTCCAAAAGGGCCAGGTCCTGGCGGAGCTGGACCCCGAGCCCTTCCAGAGGGCGCTTGCCAAGGCCCAGGAGGACCTCAGGCGGGCCCAGGCCACCCTGGAGAACACCCGCGTCCAAGGACAGAACGCCCTGGCCTCCTTGAGGTCCTCCCTGGTCCAGGCGGAGACCGCTTACCAGAACGCCCTGGCGGGGCTCAAGACGGCGGAGGAGAACCTGAAGGCCGCCCGCCTCCTCTACGAGGCCGGGGGTATAAGCCGGCAGGCCCTCGCCGAGGCGGAAAACGCCTACGAGAGCGCCCGGCGCACCCTGGAAAACGCCCGGGCATCCCTGGAGGCGGCCCGGGAGGCCCTGCGCCTGCGGGAGGCCCAGCTTAAGGAGGACCTAAGGTCCCAGGAGGCGGCCCTGGCCCAGGCCCGGCTCGCCTTGGAGGAGGCCCGGTCCAACCTGGCCAAGGCCCGGGTCACGGCCCCCGTGGACGGGGTGGTCCTCTCCGTGGCCCAGAACCCCGGGGCCCAGGTGGGGCCCACCACCCCCCTCCTCACCCTGGGGGACCTCTCCGCCTTCCGCCTGGTGCTGGAGGTGGACGAGACGGAGATCGCCCGGGTGAAGGAGGGCCTGCCCGTGGAGGTGAGCCTCGAGGGCCTTCCCGGCGAGACCCTGAGGGGCCGGGTGGAGGCCATAAGCCCCCAGGGGGAGGTGGTGAACAACATCCCCGTCTTCAAGGTCACCGTCCGCCTCCCCCCGGATGAAAGGCTCCGGCCCGGCATGAGCGCGGACGGGGAGATTATCGTAGAGGAGGCGAGGGACGTCCTGGTGGTGCCCAAGCGGGCGGTGGAGCGGGTGCGGAACCGGGCCTACGTGACCGTCCTCCTGCCGGACGGCTCCACCGACACCGTGCGGGTGACCCTGGGCCCGGAGGACGCCACCCAGGTGGCGGTCCTGGAGGGGCTCAAGGAGGGGGACCGGGTGGTCCTGCCCCAGGCTCCGGCCCCGGCCCCGGCCTCCCGCCAGCAGACCGCCCCCACGCCCTTCCTTTTCCCGGGGCCGGGGAGGTAG
- a CDS encoding ABC transporter ATP-binding protein, giving the protein MLLELIGVKKVYQSGEVAFPALRGLDLKVEEGEMLSIMGPSGSGKSTLLHILGLLDRPTEGEYLLLGRPTRSLSEEERAYLRNRFIGFVFQAFFLLPRLTAVENVEVPLAYAGLPPAARRRRALELLERVGLLEKAQSLPNQLSGGQRQRVAIARALALNPPLLLADEPTGALDTRTGEEIMALFQELNREGTTVIVVTHEPLVAEKTRRVVRLRDGELVADERRA; this is encoded by the coding sequence ATGCTCCTGGAGCTTATCGGGGTAAAAAAGGTCTACCAAAGCGGGGAGGTGGCCTTCCCGGCCCTGAGGGGTTTGGACCTTAAGGTGGAGGAGGGGGAGATGCTTTCCATCATGGGCCCCTCGGGGAGCGGCAAGAGCACCCTCCTCCACATCCTGGGCCTTTTGGACCGGCCCACGGAGGGGGAGTACCTTCTCCTGGGCCGGCCCACCCGGAGCCTTTCCGAGGAGGAGCGGGCCTACCTGCGCAACCGCTTCATCGGCTTCGTCTTCCAGGCCTTCTTCCTCCTGCCCCGGCTCACGGCGGTGGAGAACGTGGAGGTGCCCCTGGCCTACGCCGGCCTTCCCCCGGCGGCCCGGAGGAGGCGGGCCTTGGAGCTTCTGGAGCGGGTGGGGCTTCTGGAAAAGGCGCAAAGCCTCCCCAACCAGCTCTCCGGGGGGCAGCGGCAGCGGGTGGCCATCGCCCGGGCCCTGGCCCTGAACCCGCCCCTCTTGCTCGCAGACGAGCCCACTGGGGCCCTGGACACCCGGACGGGGGAGGAGATCATGGCTCTCTTCCAGGAGCTCAACCGGGAGGGGACCACGGTGATCGTGGTCACCCACGAGCCCCTGGTGGCGGAGAAGACCCGGCGGGTGGTGCGCCTGAGGGACGGGGAGCTGGTGGCGGACGAAAGGAGGGCCTAG
- a CDS encoding TolC family protein, with amino-acid sequence MRRSVAVAALLALALAQTGLDFPKALETALEHNPSYQNALLSRESAGKELAALQADPSTLILPLTQARQALALAEAQVAASRLSLKQSLLSAYLALLEAQANEKVLEGRRALAERNLAVARARRQGGNATELDVARAEASLRSAEAALRNARAQRPALLKSLEAALGVALGAEPRLAPLPEPKPLALDLAALKEGLEARLPSLLQARQALELAELQVALSDNDYTPRLTLEKAKASRENARKSLENALAQAEAQLESAYAQALAAWAEVLSAQDALANQEKTLAVAQKAFGAGTASRLELETEEVNLLAARQSLLVAQNAYWRALAALSLASGRDLLDLEGR; translated from the coding sequence ATGAGGCGAAGCGTAGCGGTGGCGGCCCTTTTGGCCCTGGCTTTGGCCCAGACGGGCCTGGACTTTCCCAAGGCCTTGGAGACGGCCCTAGAGCACAACCCTAGTTACCAGAACGCCCTCCTTTCCCGGGAGAGCGCGGGAAAGGAGCTTGCGGCCCTACAGGCCGATCCCAGCACCCTGATCCTTCCCCTCACCCAGGCCCGGCAGGCCCTGGCGCTGGCCGAGGCCCAGGTGGCGGCGAGCCGGCTTTCCCTCAAGCAGAGCCTCCTCTCCGCCTACCTGGCCCTTTTGGAGGCCCAGGCGAACGAGAAGGTGCTGGAGGGGAGGAGGGCCCTCGCGGAGCGGAACCTGGCCGTGGCCCGGGCCCGCCGCCAGGGGGGGAACGCCACGGAGCTGGACGTGGCCCGGGCGGAGGCCTCCTTGCGGAGCGCGGAGGCGGCCCTGAGGAACGCCCGCGCCCAGCGCCCCGCCCTCCTCAAGTCCCTGGAGGCCGCCCTGGGGGTGGCCCTGGGGGCGGAGCCCCGGCTCGCCCCTCTCCCCGAGCCCAAGCCCCTCGCCCTGGACCTGGCCGCCCTCAAGGAGGGCCTCGAGGCCCGGCTCCCAAGCCTCCTCCAGGCCCGGCAGGCCCTGGAGCTGGCCGAGCTCCAGGTGGCCCTCTCCGACAACGACTACACCCCCCGCCTTACCCTGGAGAAGGCCAAGGCCAGCCGGGAGAACGCCCGGAAGAGCCTGGAAAACGCCCTCGCCCAGGCCGAGGCCCAGCTGGAGAGCGCCTACGCCCAGGCCCTGGCCGCCTGGGCTGAGGTCCTCTCCGCCCAGGACGCCCTGGCCAACCAGGAGAAGACCCTTGCCGTGGCCCAGAAGGCCTTCGGTGCAGGCACGGCGAGCCGGCTGGAGCTGGAGACGGAGGAGGTGAACCTCCTGGCGGCCCGCCAAAGCCTCCTGGTGGCCCAAAACGCCTACTGGAGGGCCCTGGCCGCCCTGAGCCTGGCCTCGGGGCGGGACCTCTTGGACCTGGAGGGGCGATGA